In a genomic window of Streptomyces noursei ATCC 11455:
- a CDS encoding Zn-dependent alcohol dehydrogenase, protein MVRAAVLPAVNAPLRVTEIELPEPGPGQVRIRLAAAGVCHSDLSLSNGTLRQPAPAVLGHEGAGTVSAVGPDVTGVAVGDRVVLNWAPSCGDCHFCGLAEPWLCADAGRAAGAPYATLGADGSALYPGLGTAAFAEETVVPAHAALPLPDGIPLTDAALLGCAVLTGWGAVHHSARVRAGESVLVVGVGGVGLATLQAARIAGAGPIVAVDVSPAKEELARAAGATDFLVADGPAFFEKEGAKRIRALTGGVGADVAVECVGRAETIRAAWSATRRGGRTTVVGIGGKDQQVAFSALELFYFGRTLAGCVYGNSDPARDLPVIAEHVRSGALDLSALVTDRIGLDGIPAAFEAMLAGKGGRALVVF, encoded by the coding sequence GTGGTCCGCGCCGCCGTCCTGCCCGCCGTCAACGCCCCGCTCCGGGTGACCGAGATCGAACTGCCGGAGCCCGGCCCCGGCCAGGTCCGGATCAGGCTCGCCGCCGCCGGCGTCTGCCACTCCGACCTGTCGCTGTCCAACGGGACGCTGCGCCAGCCCGCCCCCGCCGTGCTCGGGCACGAGGGCGCGGGCACCGTCAGCGCGGTGGGACCGGATGTGACCGGGGTGGCGGTCGGCGACCGGGTGGTCCTCAACTGGGCGCCGTCCTGCGGCGATTGCCACTTCTGCGGACTGGCCGAGCCCTGGCTGTGCGCCGACGCCGGCCGGGCCGCGGGCGCCCCGTACGCCACCCTCGGCGCCGACGGCAGCGCGCTCTACCCGGGCCTGGGCACCGCCGCGTTCGCCGAGGAGACCGTGGTGCCCGCGCACGCCGCGCTGCCGCTGCCGGACGGCATCCCGCTGACCGACGCGGCCCTGCTCGGCTGTGCGGTGCTCACCGGCTGGGGAGCCGTCCACCACAGCGCCCGGGTCCGGGCGGGGGAGTCGGTGCTGGTCGTCGGCGTCGGCGGGGTGGGGCTTGCGACCCTGCAGGCGGCCCGGATCGCCGGGGCGGGCCCGATCGTGGCGGTGGACGTCTCGCCGGCCAAGGAGGAGTTGGCCCGGGCGGCCGGCGCCACCGACTTCCTGGTCGCCGACGGTCCGGCGTTCTTCGAGAAGGAGGGCGCCAAGCGGATCCGGGCGCTCACCGGCGGCGTCGGCGCCGATGTCGCCGTGGAGTGCGTGGGCCGCGCGGAGACCATCCGCGCGGCCTGGTCCGCCACCCGGCGCGGCGGCCGGACGACGGTGGTCGGCATCGGCGGCAAGGACCAGCAGGTCGCCTTCTCCGCCCTGGAGTTGTTCTACTTCGGCCGGACGCTGGCCGGCTGCGTCTACGGCAACAGCGATCCGGCCCGCGACCTGCCGGTGATCGCCGAGCACGTCCGCTCCGGCGCGCTCGACCTCTCCGCGCTGGTCACCGACCGGATCGGGCTGGACGGGATCCCGGCCGCCTTCGAGGCGATGCTCGCCGGGAAGGGCGGTCGGGCGCTGGTGGTGTTCTGA
- a CDS encoding MaoC family dehydratase: protein MAEPRVFGSVEELRAAIGEELGPSDWLEIDQKRIDLFAEATGDHQWIHVDEEKAAAGPFGTTIAHGYLTLSLLPVLVPQLMRVDNVKMGINYGTNKVRFPAIVPVGSRLRARARIAEVAEVTGGVQLTTLVTVEREGGEKPVCVAESVSRFHL from the coding sequence ATGGCAGAGCCCCGGGTGTTCGGGTCGGTCGAGGAGCTGCGGGCGGCGATCGGCGAGGAGCTGGGCCCCAGCGACTGGTTGGAGATCGACCAGAAGCGGATCGACCTGTTCGCGGAGGCCACCGGCGACCACCAGTGGATCCACGTCGACGAGGAGAAGGCCGCGGCCGGCCCGTTCGGCACGACCATCGCGCACGGGTATCTGACCCTGTCGCTGCTGCCGGTCCTGGTCCCGCAGCTGATGCGGGTGGACAACGTGAAGATGGGCATCAACTACGGCACCAACAAGGTGCGCTTCCCGGCGATCGTCCCGGTCGGCTCCCGACTGCGGGCCCGGGCCCGGATCGCGGAGGTGGCCGAGGTGACCGGCGGGGTGCAGCTCACCACGCTGGTGACGGTCGAGCGGGAGGGCGGCGAGAAGCCGGTGTGCGTGGCGGAGTCGGTCAGCCGGTTCCACCTGTAG
- a CDS encoding urea transporter — protein MRQPSTADGASAAKSHDLSATRPSATRCGRFVREVLRGQAQVDLLPSALTGLVFSIALFAAGWRYGVYGLTGAAVGTGTARLLGVDRGRVAAGLEGFNSCLVGVACAVFLHADHLSTLLIAVAASAAVTVVTAAAARLLGTWELPTLTLPFCLTATALTVAAPGFQHVWHLSDAPAALPGTASGPTALGFTDLWHAFFANVGEIFLMPQWYVGLIFLVGIFLADRRMGALACAGSAVGILTSWALGAPADQVRQGLMGYDAVLVAMALGGLFLVTDAWSVGYAMVGAVTATVLGPALGALFAPSGGHAFTWPFVLVSLVFLAAVPAFPRLRRATG, from the coding sequence ATGCGCCAGCCGAGCACGGCCGACGGAGCGTCGGCCGCCAAGAGTCACGACCTGTCAGCGACCCGTCCGTCGGCGACCCGCTGCGGACGGTTCGTCAGGGAGGTGCTGCGCGGCCAGGCGCAGGTCGACCTCCTGCCCAGCGCGCTGACCGGGCTGGTCTTCTCGATCGCACTGTTCGCCGCGGGGTGGCGGTACGGCGTCTACGGGCTGACGGGCGCGGCCGTGGGCACCGGCACCGCGCGCCTGCTGGGCGTGGACCGCGGCCGGGTCGCGGCCGGACTGGAGGGCTTCAACTCCTGCCTGGTCGGGGTCGCCTGCGCGGTCTTCCTGCACGCCGACCACCTGTCGACCCTGCTGATCGCGGTCGCCGCCAGCGCGGCCGTCACGGTCGTCACGGCCGCCGCCGCGCGACTCCTGGGCACCTGGGAACTGCCCACCCTCACCCTGCCGTTCTGCCTGACGGCCACCGCGCTCACCGTCGCCGCGCCGGGCTTCCAGCACGTCTGGCACCTGTCCGACGCCCCGGCGGCGCTGCCCGGCACCGCGTCCGGGCCCACCGCGCTCGGCTTCACCGACCTGTGGCACGCCTTCTTCGCCAACGTCGGCGAGATCTTCCTGATGCCGCAGTGGTACGTCGGCCTGATCTTCCTCGTCGGCATCTTCCTCGCCGACCGCCGCATGGGCGCCCTGGCCTGCGCCGGCAGCGCCGTCGGCATCCTGACGTCCTGGGCGCTCGGCGCCCCCGCCGACCAGGTGCGCCAGGGCCTGATGGGCTACGACGCGGTGCTGGTGGCGATGGCGCTGGGCGGGCTCTTCCTGGTCACCGACGCCTGGAGCGTGGGGTACGCGATGGTCGGCGCGGTCACCGCCACCGTGCTCGGCCCGGCGCTCGGCGCGCTCTTCGCGCCGTCCGGCGGGCACGCCTTCACCTGGCCGTTCGTGCTGGTGTCGCTGGTGTTCCTGGCCGCCGTGCCGGCCTTCCCGCGGCTGCGCCGGGCCACGGGCTGA
- a CDS encoding MFS transporter small subunit, protein MTPRRTALMVVAWLWVAVPFAYGLYELALKLKQLFSG, encoded by the coding sequence ATGACCCCGCGCCGCACCGCCCTCATGGTCGTCGCCTGGCTGTGGGTGGCCGTCCCGTTCGCCTACGGGCTTTACGAGTTGGCGCTGAAGCTGAAACAACTGTTCTCGGGCTGA
- a CDS encoding amidase, producing MAELHDLTALEQAEEIRSGELSPVELTEHYLTRIDRLDDTLGAFLTRTPEIARKQAAEAESEAVAARREGRALPPLHGVPVPVKDLNQVAGVRCTMGSAALADHVPDVDDHVAAALRRAGTVLLGKTNTPEFGLPCYTENALAPPARTPWDPTRSAGGSSGGAAAAVAGGLAPLAHASDGGGSIRIPASACGLFGIKPSRGRVSGGPVLHDVTGLSTSGPLARTVADAAALLDVMAGTRPGDPYAAPSLPPGETFAGQVRRDPGSLRIAVLARAPLPDVEVHPDCRTAVDETVTLLGELGHRPEELSFPVDDRILHAFTRVWSVMAANRPVPPGGEELLMPLTRYLRARGRDVSGTAFGSSLYAFRALAQTLADELMPPGTGYDVILSPTVAAPPPLVGALRDDADPQAEFAAIGRFTPFTAFYNATGQPAVSVPLHWNAEGLPIGVMLAGRYGDEATLIALSAQLEAARPWAHRKPPVW from the coding sequence ATGGCCGAACTGCACGACCTGACCGCGCTCGAACAGGCCGAGGAGATCCGGTCCGGGGAGCTGTCCCCGGTCGAGCTCACCGAGCACTACCTCACGCGGATCGACCGGCTGGACGACACCCTGGGCGCCTTCCTCACCCGTACCCCCGAGATCGCCCGCAAGCAGGCGGCGGAGGCCGAGAGCGAGGCCGTCGCGGCCCGCCGCGAGGGCCGTGCGCTGCCGCCGCTGCACGGTGTCCCGGTGCCCGTGAAGGACCTCAACCAGGTCGCCGGGGTGCGCTGCACGATGGGGTCGGCCGCGCTGGCCGACCACGTCCCGGACGTCGACGACCATGTCGCCGCCGCGCTGCGCCGGGCCGGCACCGTCCTGCTGGGCAAGACCAACACCCCCGAGTTCGGGCTGCCCTGCTACACCGAGAACGCGCTCGCCCCGCCCGCCCGCACCCCCTGGGACCCGACCCGCTCGGCGGGCGGCTCCAGCGGCGGCGCGGCCGCGGCGGTGGCCGGCGGACTGGCGCCGCTCGCGCACGCCAGCGACGGCGGCGGTTCGATCCGCATCCCGGCGTCGGCGTGCGGGCTCTTCGGCATCAAGCCCAGCCGCGGCCGGGTCAGCGGCGGCCCGGTGCTGCACGACGTCACGGGCCTGAGCACCTCCGGTCCGCTGGCCCGCACGGTGGCCGACGCGGCGGCGCTGCTGGACGTGATGGCGGGCACCCGGCCCGGCGACCCGTACGCCGCCCCGTCCCTGCCGCCCGGGGAGACCTTCGCCGGCCAGGTCCGCCGGGACCCCGGCAGCCTGCGGATAGCGGTGCTGGCCCGGGCGCCGCTCCCGGACGTCGAGGTGCACCCCGACTGCCGCACAGCGGTCGACGAGACCGTGACGCTGCTCGGCGAACTCGGCCACCGGCCCGAGGAGTTGAGCTTCCCGGTCGACGACCGGATCCTGCACGCCTTCACCCGGGTCTGGTCGGTGATGGCGGCCAACCGCCCGGTCCCGCCGGGCGGCGAGGAGCTGCTGATGCCGCTCACCCGCTATCTGCGGGCCCGCGGCCGGGACGTCTCCGGCACCGCCTTCGGCAGCTCCCTGTACGCCTTCCGGGCCCTCGCCCAGACCCTCGCCGACGAGCTGATGCCGCCCGGCACCGGCTACGACGTGATCCTCTCCCCCACCGTGGCCGCGCCGCCGCCCCTGGTCGGCGCGCTGCGCGACGACGCCGATCCGCAGGCCGAGTTCGCCGCGATCGGCCGCTTCACGCCGTTCACGGCCTTCTACAACGCCACCGGCCAGCCCGCGGTCAGCGTCCCGCTGCACTGGAACGCCGAGGGGCTGCCGATCGGCGTGATGCTGGCCGGCCGCTACGGCGACGAGGCCACCTTGATCGCGCTCTCCGCGCAGTTGGAGGCGGCCCGCCCGTGGGCGCACCGCAAGCCGCCCGTCTGGTGA
- a CDS encoding acyl-CoA dehydrogenase family protein, translating into MNLELTPEQTAVRRLAADFTDREIAPHATAWDRAEQVDPGIVRALGDLGFLGLTIPEEYGGSGGDHLSYALVTEELGRGDSSVRGIVSVSLGLVAKTLAAWGDEEQKRTWLPRLTSGEALGCFGLTEPGTGSDAAALTTRAVRDGAHGDWVVDGGKMFITNGTWADVVLLFARTGGAPGHKGISAFLIPTDTPGLTRRPIHGKLGLRGQATAELVLEGVRVPAGAMLGPEGKGFSVAMSALAKGRMSVAAGCVGIAQAALDAALGYAGQREQFGAPIAGRQLVQELISDIAVDVDAARLLTWRVADLIDRGEPFATAASKAKLFASEAAVRAASNALQVFGGYGYIDEYPVGKLLRDARVMTLYEGTSQIQKLLIGRALTGVSAF; encoded by the coding sequence ATGAACCTGGAGCTCACGCCCGAGCAGACCGCCGTACGCCGGCTCGCCGCGGACTTCACCGACCGCGAGATCGCCCCGCACGCCACCGCCTGGGACCGCGCCGAGCAGGTCGACCCGGGCATCGTCCGCGCGCTCGGCGACCTGGGCTTCCTGGGCCTGACCATCCCCGAGGAGTACGGCGGCTCCGGCGGCGACCACCTCTCCTACGCCCTGGTCACCGAGGAGTTGGGGCGCGGCGACTCCTCGGTCCGCGGCATCGTCTCGGTCTCGCTCGGACTGGTCGCCAAGACCCTCGCCGCCTGGGGCGACGAGGAGCAGAAGCGGACGTGGCTGCCCCGGCTGACGTCCGGCGAGGCGCTCGGCTGCTTCGGCCTGACCGAGCCCGGCACCGGCTCCGACGCGGCCGCCCTGACCACCCGCGCGGTCCGCGACGGCGCGCACGGCGACTGGGTCGTCGACGGCGGCAAGATGTTCATCACCAACGGCACCTGGGCCGACGTCGTCCTGCTCTTCGCCCGGACCGGCGGCGCCCCCGGCCACAAGGGCATCAGCGCCTTCCTGATACCGACCGACACCCCCGGCCTGACCCGCCGCCCGATCCACGGCAAGCTCGGGCTGCGCGGCCAGGCCACCGCCGAACTCGTCCTGGAGGGCGTGCGGGTGCCCGCCGGGGCCATGCTGGGCCCCGAGGGAAAGGGCTTCTCGGTCGCCATGTCCGCGCTGGCCAAGGGGCGGATGTCGGTCGCCGCCGGCTGCGTCGGCATCGCCCAGGCCGCGCTGGACGCCGCGCTCGGCTACGCCGGCCAGCGCGAGCAGTTCGGCGCCCCGATCGCCGGGCGCCAGCTCGTCCAGGAGCTGATCAGCGACATCGCGGTGGACGTGGACGCGGCGCGGCTGCTGACCTGGCGGGTGGCCGATCTGATCGACCGTGGCGAGCCGTTCGCCACCGCGGCGTCCAAGGCGAAGCTCTTCGCCTCCGAGGCCGCGGTGCGCGCCGCGAGCAACGCCCTGCAGGTCTTCGGCGGTTACGGCTACATCGACGAGTACCCGGTCGGCAAGCTGCTCCGGGACGCCCGGGTGATGACCCTCTACGAGGGCACCAGCCAGATCCAGAAGCTCCTCATCGGCCGCGCCCTGACCGGCGTCTCCGCCTTCTGA
- a CDS encoding aldehyde dehydrogenase family protein, which translates to MKHHEALYIDGRWRPAAGSGTIEVVNPADEQVIATVPAGSAQDVDAAVRAARAALPGWAATPPAARAERLAALRDQLAARAEEIARTVTAELGAPLAFSRTVHAGVPVAVCGSYAQIAREYAFEETLGNSTVLHEPVGVVGAITPWNYPLHQIVAKVAPALAAGCTVVLKPAEDTPLVAQLFAECVEAVGIPAGVVNLVTGLGPVAGRALAEHDGVDMVSFTGSTAVGRTIGALAGGAVKRVALELGGKSANVILPGADLGKAVAVGVANVMANSGQTCSAWTRMLVHRDQYDEAVALAAAATAKYVPGERLGPLVSARQRERVVGYLERGVAEGARPVVGGPRTPEGPGFYVHPTVFADVTPEMTIAQEEIFGPVLTVLRYEDEDDAVRIANGTVYGLAGAVWAGDDARAVAFARRLETGQVDINGGRFNPLAPFGGYKKSGIGRELGPHGLAEYLQTKSLQF; encoded by the coding sequence GTGAAGCACCACGAGGCGCTGTACATCGACGGACGCTGGCGGCCCGCCGCGGGCAGCGGCACGATCGAGGTCGTCAACCCGGCCGACGAGCAGGTCATCGCCACCGTCCCGGCCGGCTCCGCACAGGACGTGGACGCCGCGGTGCGGGCCGCCCGCGCCGCCCTGCCCGGCTGGGCCGCCACCCCGCCCGCCGCCCGCGCCGAGCGACTGGCCGCGCTGCGCGACCAACTCGCCGCCCGCGCCGAGGAGATCGCGCGGACCGTCACCGCGGAACTCGGCGCGCCGCTCGCCTTCAGCCGGACCGTGCACGCCGGGGTGCCGGTCGCGGTCTGCGGCTCGTACGCCCAGATCGCCCGCGAGTACGCCTTCGAGGAGACCCTCGGCAACTCCACCGTGCTGCACGAGCCGGTCGGCGTGGTGGGCGCGATCACCCCGTGGAACTACCCGCTGCACCAGATCGTCGCCAAGGTGGCCCCGGCGCTGGCGGCCGGCTGCACGGTCGTCCTCAAGCCCGCCGAGGACACCCCGCTGGTGGCCCAGCTGTTCGCCGAGTGCGTCGAGGCGGTCGGGATACCCGCCGGCGTCGTCAACCTCGTCACCGGACTCGGGCCCGTCGCCGGCCGGGCGCTGGCCGAGCACGACGGCGTCGACATGGTCTCCTTCACCGGCTCGACCGCGGTGGGCCGGACCATCGGCGCGCTCGCCGGCGGCGCGGTCAAGCGGGTGGCCCTGGAACTGGGCGGCAAGTCCGCCAACGTCATCCTGCCCGGCGCGGACCTCGGCAAGGCGGTGGCGGTCGGCGTCGCCAACGTCATGGCCAACTCCGGCCAGACGTGCAGTGCCTGGACCCGGATGCTGGTGCACAGGGACCAGTACGACGAGGCGGTCGCGCTGGCCGCCGCCGCGACCGCCAAGTACGTCCCCGGCGAGCGGCTCGGCCCGCTGGTCAGCGCCCGCCAGCGGGAGAGGGTGGTCGGCTACCTCGAACGCGGCGTCGCCGAGGGCGCCCGGCCCGTCGTGGGCGGACCGCGGACGCCCGAGGGGCCCGGCTTCTACGTCCACCCCACCGTCTTCGCCGACGTCACCCCGGAGATGACCATCGCCCAGGAGGAGATCTTCGGCCCGGTCCTGACCGTCCTGCGCTACGAGGACGAGGACGACGCGGTGCGGATCGCCAACGGCACCGTCTACGGCCTGGCCGGCGCGGTCTGGGCCGGCGACGACGCCCGGGCGGTCGCCTTCGCCCGCCGGCTGGAGACCGGCCAGGTCGACATCAACGGCGGCCGGTTCAACCCGCTCGCCCCGTTCGGCGGGTACAAGAAGTCCGGGATCGGCCGGGAGCTGGGGCCGCACGGCCTGGCCGAGTACCTCCAGACCAAGTCCCTCCAGTTCTGA
- the soxR gene encoding redox-sensitive transcriptional activator SoxR, translating to MPQLPFKVHELSVGQLSARSGAAVSALHFYESKGLISSTRTAGNQRRYTRETLRRVAFIRAAQRVGIPLAVIRDALAELPDERTPNREDWARLSAVWRTELDERIGQLVELRDRLTDCIGCGCLSLQNCALSNPYDNLGEQGPGARRLRVDRRTVDPTPTPAPHDDTDARAGTCAPDALSCAPGEEC from the coding sequence GTGCCCCAGCTTCCGTTCAAGGTCCATGAACTCTCCGTCGGCCAGCTCTCCGCGCGCAGCGGCGCGGCCGTCTCCGCCCTGCACTTCTACGAGTCCAAGGGACTGATCAGCAGCACCCGCACGGCCGGCAACCAGCGCCGCTACACCCGCGAGACGCTGCGCCGGGTCGCCTTCATCCGGGCCGCCCAACGGGTCGGGATCCCGCTCGCGGTGATCCGCGACGCCCTGGCCGAGCTGCCGGACGAGCGCACCCCCAACCGCGAGGACTGGGCACGGCTCTCGGCGGTCTGGCGCACCGAACTCGACGAGCGGATCGGCCAACTCGTCGAGCTGCGCGACCGGCTGACCGACTGCATCGGCTGCGGCTGCCTCTCGCTGCAGAACTGCGCGCTGTCCAACCCCTACGACAACCTCGGCGAACAGGGCCCCGGCGCCCGCCGGCTGCGGGTGGACCGCCGCACCGTCGACCCGACGCCGACGCCCGCGCCGCACGACGACACCGACGCCCGCGCCGGCACTTGCGCCCCGGACGCGCTGAGCTGCGCGCCCGGGGAGGAGTGCTAG
- a CDS encoding TetR/AcrR family transcriptional regulator translates to MSAAERAAEESGEWSGVTPDAARRLVSAAVQAFAERGYHATTTRDIAGRAGMSPAALYIHYKTKEELLYRISSTGHEKALRIMGAAAEAQGSATDRLRDAVRTFARWHAEHHTTARVIQYELQALGPDHYAEIAGLRRRTDRLLRQIIQDGADSGEFRVDDVPGTTLAVLSLCVDVARWFSADGPRTPDEVGALYADLVLRMVGGSV, encoded by the coding sequence ATGAGTGCGGCCGAGCGGGCGGCGGAGGAGAGCGGCGAGTGGTCCGGGGTGACCCCGGACGCCGCACGGCGGCTGGTCAGCGCGGCCGTCCAGGCGTTCGCCGAGCGCGGCTACCACGCCACCACCACCCGTGACATCGCCGGCCGCGCCGGGATGAGCCCGGCCGCGCTCTACATCCACTACAAGACCAAGGAAGAACTGCTCTACCGGATCAGCAGCACCGGCCACGAGAAGGCGCTGCGCATCATGGGTGCCGCCGCCGAGGCCCAGGGCAGCGCCACCGACCGGCTCCGCGACGCGGTGCGGACCTTCGCCCGCTGGCACGCCGAGCACCACACCACCGCCCGGGTCATCCAGTACGAGCTCCAGGCGCTCGGCCCGGACCACTACGCCGAGATCGCCGGGCTGCGCCGGCGCACCGACCGGCTGCTCCGGCAGATCATCCAGGACGGTGCGGACAGCGGGGAGTTCCGGGTGGACGACGTCCCCGGCACCACCCTGGCCGTGCTGTCGCTGTGCGTGGACGTCGCCCGCTGGTTCTCCGCCGACGGCCCGCGGACGCCCGACGAGGTCGGCGCGCTCTACGCCGACCTCGTCCTGCGGATGGTCGGCGGCTCCGTCTGA
- a CDS encoding 3-keto-5-aminohexanoate cleavage protein encodes MLQVCLNGARTAADSSVVPLSPAALAEAARQAVAAGAQDVHVHPKTPCGQDSLSPGVVGPALTAIREAVDVPVGVTTGAWAEPDPRRRAERIASWTVLPDHASVNWHEDGADTVAAALLERGVGIEAGIWADTEAAARFAESPFAPRVLRVLAEVMDDTDPSTAPDTARALLAELARIPHGRPVLLHGFDGGAWPVLRLAGELGLASRIGIEDTLALSDGSPAAGNGPLVSCAVASTGGLPRA; translated from the coding sequence ATGCTTCAGGTGTGTCTCAACGGCGCCCGAACGGCAGCCGATTCGTCGGTCGTGCCGCTGTCGCCGGCCGCGCTCGCGGAAGCGGCGCGGCAGGCGGTCGCGGCCGGCGCGCAGGACGTCCACGTCCATCCCAAGACCCCGTGCGGCCAGGATTCCCTCTCGCCAGGGGTGGTCGGCCCGGCCCTCACGGCGATACGGGAGGCGGTGGACGTCCCGGTGGGCGTGACGACCGGCGCCTGGGCCGAGCCCGACCCGCGGCGCCGGGCGGAGCGGATCGCGTCCTGGACGGTGCTCCCCGACCACGCCTCGGTCAACTGGCACGAGGACGGCGCCGATACGGTCGCCGCCGCGCTGCTGGAGCGCGGCGTCGGCATCGAGGCGGGCATCTGGGCGGACACCGAGGCCGCCGCCCGGTTCGCCGAGTCGCCCTTCGCGCCACGGGTGCTGCGGGTGCTGGCCGAGGTCATGGACGACACCGACCCGAGCACCGCGCCCGACACCGCCCGGGCGCTGCTCGCCGAGCTGGCGCGGATACCGCACGGCCGCCCGGTGCTGCTGCACGGCTTCGACGGCGGCGCCTGGCCGGTGCTGCGGCTGGCCGGGGAGTTGGGCCTGGCCAGCCGCATCGGCATCGAGGACACCCTCGCGCTGTCCGACGGCTCGCCGGCCGCCGGCAACGGCCCTCTGGTGTCCTGTGCCGTCGCGTCGACGGGCGGTCTTCCCCGAGCCTGA
- a CDS encoding L-lactate MFS transporter translates to MRVPDRPRGIAPEGWSRWLVPPAALAIHLAIGQAYAWSVFKPPLESALGLSGTASALPFQLAIAMLGLSAAFGGTLVERRGPRWAMAVSTICFAAGFLVSAMGAATGHFWLIVAGYGVLGGIGLGIGYISPVSTLLKWFPDRPGLATGIAIMGFGGGALIASPWSTRLLAGLGSDASGIARTFLVMGLAYGVFMTPGVLLVRVPPASARPPAGPAGEVAASGPRLALPGVSARNALRTPQFWCLWVVLCTNVTAGIGILEKAAPMVVDFFAHTAAPVGAAAAAGFVGLLSLANMLGRIVWSSVSDAVGRKNVYRLYLGAGALLYLVIALAGDASKPLFIGCAAVILSFYGGGFATIPAYLRDLFGTYQVGAIHGRLLTAWSTAGVLGPLIVNAVADARKSAGHSGPELYSTSFFIMIGLLVVGFAANELIRPVHPRHHEPPAPAGPPRAAAADAKGADR, encoded by the coding sequence ATGCGCGTCCCCGACCGCCCCCGCGGCATCGCACCCGAGGGTTGGAGCCGCTGGCTCGTTCCGCCCGCGGCGCTCGCCATCCACCTCGCCATCGGCCAGGCGTACGCCTGGAGCGTGTTCAAGCCGCCCCTGGAGAGCGCGCTGGGGCTCTCCGGGACGGCCTCCGCGCTCCCCTTCCAGCTGGCCATCGCCATGCTGGGGCTGTCCGCGGCGTTCGGCGGCACCCTCGTCGAACGCCGCGGCCCGCGCTGGGCGATGGCCGTCTCGACGATCTGCTTCGCCGCGGGATTCCTGGTCTCCGCCATGGGCGCGGCCACCGGCCACTTCTGGCTGATCGTCGCCGGCTACGGCGTGCTCGGCGGGATCGGGCTGGGCATCGGCTACATCTCCCCCGTCTCCACCCTCCTGAAGTGGTTCCCGGACCGCCCCGGGTTGGCCACCGGCATCGCCATCATGGGCTTCGGCGGCGGCGCGCTGATCGCCTCCCCGTGGTCCACCCGGCTCCTGGCCGGCCTCGGTTCCGACGCGTCCGGGATCGCCCGCACGTTCCTCGTGATGGGCCTGGCGTACGGCGTCTTCATGACGCCGGGGGTGCTGCTGGTGCGGGTGCCGCCCGCGTCCGCGCGGCCGCCCGCCGGTCCCGCGGGGGAGGTCGCGGCGTCCGGCCCGCGCCTCGCCCTCCCCGGCGTCTCCGCGCGCAACGCCCTGCGCACCCCGCAGTTCTGGTGCCTGTGGGTGGTCCTGTGCACCAATGTCACCGCGGGCATCGGCATCCTGGAGAAGGCCGCCCCGATGGTCGTCGACTTCTTCGCGCACACCGCCGCGCCGGTCGGCGCCGCGGCCGCGGCCGGATTCGTCGGACTGCTCTCCCTGGCCAACATGCTCGGCCGGATCGTCTGGTCCTCGGTCTCCGACGCGGTCGGCCGGAAGAACGTCTACCGGCTCTACCTCGGCGCCGGCGCCCTGCTGTATCTGGTGATCGCGCTGGCCGGCGACGCTTCCAAGCCATTGTTCATCGGCTGCGCGGCGGTCATCCTCTCCTTCTACGGCGGCGGATTCGCCACGATCCCGGCCTACTTGCGGGATCTGTTCGGCACCTATCAGGTCGGCGCGATCCACGGCCGGCTGCTCACCGCCTGGTCCACCGCCGGCGTCCTCGGCCCGCTGATCGTCAACGCCGTGGCGGACGCCCGGAAGTCCGCCGGGCACAGCGGCCCGGAGCTGTACTCCACGTCCTTCTTCATCATGATCGGCCTGCTGGTGGTGGGCTTCGCCGCCAACGAGCTGATCCGCCCCGTCCACCCCCGCCACCACGAACCGCCCGCGCCCGCCGGGCCGCCACGCGCCGCGGCGGCCGACGCGAAGGGAGCCGACCGATGA
- a CDS encoding TetR/AcrR family transcriptional regulator, with translation MARPRKPLLSRERIVTTALALIDAEGLAALSTRRLAAELGVSGPSLYNHFTTKDEILDAVADTVIAQVDVSALASGTDWRAGLLDWARSYRAALAAHPHIVPFLAQGPGLRPAGLKMADTAFGGMVEAGWPPALATKVCAMVRYFVAGSALGSFARGFVDDPRAYDPAAYPHLGRAHLLAEHQRRVDEGAFEAGMLALVDGLTLHHPELAPPGRPPRI, from the coding sequence ATGGCCCGACCCCGCAAGCCCCTGCTGAGCCGCGAGCGCATCGTCACCACCGCGCTGGCACTGATCGACGCGGAGGGGCTCGCGGCGCTCTCCACCCGGCGGCTGGCGGCGGAACTGGGCGTGAGCGGCCCCTCCCTCTACAACCACTTCACGACCAAGGACGAGATCCTCGACGCGGTGGCCGACACGGTCATCGCCCAGGTCGACGTCTCGGCCCTGGCGTCCGGCACCGACTGGCGGGCCGGCCTGCTGGACTGGGCCCGTTCCTACCGCGCGGCGCTGGCCGCCCACCCGCACATCGTGCCGTTCCTCGCCCAGGGCCCCGGCCTGCGGCCGGCCGGGCTGAAAATGGCCGACACGGCGTTCGGCGGCATGGTGGAGGCGGGCTGGCCGCCCGCCCTGGCCACCAAGGTCTGCGCCATGGTGCGGTACTTCGTCGCCGGCTCGGCGCTGGGCTCGTTCGCCCGCGGCTTCGTGGACGACCCGCGCGCCTACGACCCGGCCGCCTACCCGCACCTCGGCCGGGCGCACCTGCTGGCCGAGCACCAACGCCGGGTGGACGAGGGCGCGTTTGAGGCCGGAATGCTGGCGCTGGTGGACGGCCTGACGCTGCATCACCCGGAACTGGCACCACCCGGACGACCGCCCAGGATTTGA